The segment CTCGGGCAATCGTTCTGCCGTTTGTCGCAAGAAAGTGCAGTTGGCAAGTGTGTGTTGGCACAACCCTTTGtgttttcacacacatgcacaaatgcccgcacgcgaacacacactgttctctgtttttcttttaattttgacaTTAGTCGTATGTCAGTATGTTACAGTGTTTTCTGTTACGACAAACGTTTTGTGTTTTTAGCACTGAAGAGAAAGCAAAGGTTGCTCAAGCTTCTATCTACTAATATTCCTGTTGTGTGTCATACACATCCTTCCTagagatgataaaaaaaaaattcctccgTGAATTAAAGTCAAACGAGTGTTTTTACTCTCTCGCTAACATACACGCAcgtacgaacacacacacacacacacacacacacacacacacacacacgcacgaacgcacacacgtGCTGTAGCAGCATCATGAGGAGGACACACCAGCAGCCCTCCAGCAACTGTTACTCCAGGTTAAAAATAGATTCAGTTCAGTCTGACGTGTCCACACCATCAACAGCCatcaaaaatgtcttcacattCGATAAACACAGTCCCCCCTCCACAGGTTTGTTCACACAGTCAAGTGGACACTTGCTCACATCCGGGATCTGTATGAACGCACACGTTTGATGCgctgataaaagaataaatagttGTGAATCAGATGCTGTTTATTaccatataaatatttgtatagaACATATCCATAACAAAAAGTATaatgtgttttcttgtcttcctctgtcCCACTTGCTTGATTGTACCATGTAACTACTTATGAAGTGAAACACACTTTACACATGTATGTATGAGAGATGTACTAGGGGAAGTGGTGTCTATGTTCTCCTTCCACTTGTTTCATACTGGGAGTTTTAAGTCACTTTTATATGAAGGTGTAGacagaaatgctttttttccgAATAAAACTattcatcaaaaacaaacaaacaaacaaacaaacaaacaaacaaacaaacaaacaaagaaaaaaaaaacattattctaaTTCCAACATTCAATATTTCACAGTGTAATATCACAATTTAGGTTCTCCAGGATTAAGAACAGATAATCAATTACAATTACAgtaacaattctttatttacgaggggaaaataagcaactgagcgctttttccatttagccctcgccctttaaaGGGAACGAAATTagctaaataaatgaattaattaagcattatagaaaaaaatttaataaacataaagaagggtggatagttacaaggtgatggttaagaatatatatttacaaggtcttTGGAGGCCTCATCTTGTAAGTGTTTTAacagatggcgtcgaaagcagttcagggagtagCAAGGTAACACCAAGCTTAGCCATCGGTAGCTTCAGAACAATACatttgagagaaaacatttacaatattaaCTTCAGGATATAAAACACTTGAACAACTGCGTGCAAGGAGAACAGAAATGTAATTTACTTTAGTTCAGGTTGTTAGGTAGCTGAGTTGATTCTTGCAAGGTGAGGCTCATCTAGTGACCATGCCATAATCTATAGCTGCATAAATTATGTTAATGTGTTTAGTTTAGTTagatatttctactttttctagTTTTCCAGTTGTTGCTAGCCTGACTATACAACCGTGTAACTGTTTGCACAGGTTGTGAACTGAGTCTTTATCCCGGAGAGCAAGCCTCTGGATTGGCTGatggaatttttaaatatttttactgtttctgttttttatatAATTCCTTCCTTACACTGAATAAAAAGTTGACTCTCTCCTCCTAGTGAGTTCATCTCTTTTTCATGAATGCATGGTCACTGCTGTCACGTGTCGCGTGCTGGCTCTGTCCGTGCTCTAGAGCTAGAGGGGTGGAGGGGGTTGCTGCGTCATTATAATCTGAAGTCACTATAATCTgacgtaattttgttttttgacgaAAGGAGAGCGGTCACCAGGGAGCAAGGGTGTGTgggaaaagaaataagattgTGAGAAGGAAGCCATATTGAATTGTGAGGAATCTGTGGTGAGTACATTTGAGTAACATTTATCTGGGGGGAATCTGATTTGAGAACGGAGTAACATCTCTCTAACACATTTTCAGCTTCATTAAACTTGGCAAGTGTACAAACTCTCTTTTGATACAGACCAGCAAACAACACCAGAATAAAAAAGCATCAACGAAAGCTGGTATTGCACGGAAGTAATAATGTGGAAAGTAAAATGTACgttaatattgtatatatatattagggcTTCTACGCTAGTGTTTCTAATTTTGTAGTGGAATTATTCTCGGAAGGAAAGATAGTAAAACTTGTGATTTATGAGATTAGATTTTaagtgcattttgtttgtttaccatgCTTGAATTATGAAGGATGTACCTGCTCAAAtgttgcttgtgtgtctgtgtgtgtgtctgtgtgtgcggaCATAAATAAGCTTTGATGTGCATCGTCGTTGTCATACACTTTGATCAGTTATTGTTTCATGCTGTCTTCCTAGTAGTCATGAACTGTTTATCTCAAATATACTGCATAGATTACACTTTACTTTGCAACATTGATACAATAATGTTGCctttttaaagtagttttagTACAATTTAAACATCTTGAaaatacacaagtacacacatcTTGCTACACTAGACCATTCCACCAGCCCATTGTAGACCTCATTGTATCTGCTGACACAATAGCAAGTTACATGTTTCAGTTTCTAATTCAACTCTGTGTTTTCACAGACTGATATTTTGTTCTTACTGTTATATGAAGTCACCGATCTATATTTACTGATataactaaaattattattgcagtTGACCCTTCAAAAGTGTGTTTGAACTGATCAAGTCCAGTTATACGCAGATTTCAAGCTTAAATTCCAAtttcagcgccacctgtcgactttctctgcctgtgtctTCTTTTGGTGAAAAGCAGTGTGCGTGGTATTTTGTGGGAGGACAAGGGAATTCCTTCGTGTGACTTGTGCTTCCATCTCATCACAGTCCAACTCATCATACCAGTGGTCCGAAAGTCTGCTCTTGTTTATCAATTGGTATTGCCCTTCATTCCGAAAATGAAGATCACTGCACAGAAACTGTGTCCTTCATTTCGAAACATGTCAAGATTTAGGCTATTTTCAATTCTTGCGGCTTTAATTACAGTAGAGACATTTCCTCTTCTGTATAGACTATACCGCTTACGATTACAGTACGACACTGCAAACTTAAAGAAACTTATCGCTCAGGTTAACACTCTGACTGATAACACATTGTACTACACACTTATAACATTCGAAAGTCATAAAGTGAAATTGGATGAAAGCCTCAAACTATTCCAGCCCACAGTGTCACAACATGATGTGTACATTATGCAGGAAATCGTCGCAACTTTCTCTATAGTGATGACTAAGGCGTCCTTGACCTTTTTCCTCTACAGTGGCAGTCTGCTGGGGTCGTGGCGCCACCACGGCCTCGTGCCCTGGGATGATGACTTGGATGTTGCTGTCCCGTCATGGCAGAAGGACGCCGTGGCTCACGTGTTGAATGGCCTCAAGCCGCACTTTCTTCTTGATGTTACACAAGGAGTCAGATGGAAGTTTTACTCCGCTCGGTCTCATGCTATCGGTAGGTTCTCTTGGAAATGGCCGTACCTGGACATCTCATTCTACTTGGAGTACAGAACCCTCATGTGGGACCAAGACCAATTTTCCAATTACTTCATCTTTAACAAAAAAGACGTATTTCCATTGTCTGAGCGTCCTTTCATGGACATGATGCTGCCTGCCCCGAGAAACACAAAAGCCGTACTGTCCCGCACCTACAGGCTTAGCGTGTGTACATCGGGGTGGTTCAACCACCGTGAAGAGATGGGTAGGAGCGAACAGAAGACAGTGCCGTGTGAACAGCTGCAGCAAGTCTTTCCGTTTGTCAGGCGCCAGGCTGCAGTAGGCGGCCATGGAGGTTGTAACGAGAGTCTCGTCTTAAATGGAAATGTGTTGGCGTGGGTGGTGCTGAGCGGTGTGCAGTGCTAAGGTGGACTCTCTTGCCAGTTACTTTTGTTAAaccttgaatgtttttatttacttttttgtcgGGATGTTTTGCTAGCTTTAGATGCAAGAATTTCTAGTACCTTTCACTTGTTTAATACGCTTGCGTTATCTTGTAATCAAGGATCTACCCTGTTGTGAGATCTGATTATGGTAAAGAGAAAAAGCTTCTCCGCTTTTTTTATCCATGCTCGAAATGCCACAAGTACTTCATTTCTAGATTTTAAGATGCATGACATGACAAAGGTCTCATTCATTCAAAGgataaactttatttcttacataTGACAAAGTAAGTTATATATCAAGCAAGCATTCATGCAGtctaacacactcacacacacacatgggtacatttttaaaagatgattGTGGCTAACCATCTCCAGACGTCGGAGGATGCATGCCGTAACAGTTGGCATAGTCGCACGAACGCTCCACCCCTCGCTCGGCCAGAGACGGCTTGTGACGGACCATCGGACCCCAGgtgagcgcagaccacacagcAACGATAAAGACAATGTTCCCTTACAAAGCAAACTAATTTGTTAACTACGTAAAATAATGCAAGAGAAACATCTTATACATCTCTAACACCTACATAAAAAGGATAGATAagaataagcaaacaaaaataaatacaataaaacagttgccctgtgcacaggcgagATACAAAGTAATCACAAAGAATACACACCACCTGCGGGGTAGCAGGTCAAAGTGTCGCCCTCTGACCCTGAGTGCCCCCCCAGCACTAacccctcttcctctcctccagctcccctctccctcctctcgtcCATAGGCTAAGCCgctaaggcagcggttctcaaccttttacttgtgacgccccccgtGACGAACAAAGGCAAAGGAAGGGTTAGCTGAAGGGGTCAGGGGAGCCGATACCAAAGATAATttaccaccacccccaccccatcaaTGTGCACCAGTATTGCTACAAACTGATGTATCTCCCAGTCAGTTGATGAAACATGAGGTTGAAGATGAAGTGCACGTGTTGTCTGAGTGTCCTGCCTGTGACAGTTACAGGGCTAAAGGTGATGTATTATAAGCTACAACACCATATGATCAGGGTACAGATACAATCATGTGAGTTTATCTAGATAACTCCCACACAACTATCAAACacacttcaaaaataaaactctatATATCTGTAATAAGTacttaaaaacagaaatgaaatgagtACATTCTTGAAACCATAAACGAATGCTAGTGTGTAAAATGCAGCgctattgtaaatattgttgatgtcgttttatttctatttcccCCTTGAAACAAACCAAAGGTTTGCTCAGTAAAGAAGTGAAACTC is part of the Pomacea canaliculata isolate SZHN2017 linkage group LG13, ASM307304v1, whole genome shotgun sequence genome and harbors:
- the LOC112553630 gene encoding uncharacterized protein LOC112553630 isoform X2, which codes for MKITAQKLCPSFRNMSRFRLFSILAALITVETFPLLYRLYRLRLQYDTANLKKLIAQVNTLTDNTLYYTLITFESHKVKLDESLKLFQPTVSQHDVYIMQEIVATFSIVMTKASLTFFLYSGSLLGSWRHHGLVPWDDDLDVAVPSWQKDAVAHVLNGLKPHFLLDVTQGVRWKFYSARSHAIGRFSWKWPYLDISFYLEYRTLMWDQDQFSNYFIFNKKDVFPLSERPFMDMMLPAPRNTKAVLSRTYRLSVCTSGWFNHREEMGRSEQKTVPCEQLQQVFPFVRRQAAVGGHGGCNESLVLNGNVLAWVVLSGVQC